The Catellatospora citrea DNA segment GACTGCAACAACGCCGCCGGCCAGGCCTGGACTCTCACCACCTCTGGCCAGCTGACGGTCTACGGCAACAAGTGCCTCGACGCCTCCGGCCGGGGCACGACCAACGGCACGCAGGTCATCATCTGGGACTGCAACGGCCAGAACAACCAGCAGTGGAACGTCAACGCCAACGGCACCATCACCGGCGTCCAGTCGGGCCTGTGCCTGGACGCCAACGCCGCGGCGACCGCCAACGGCACCAAGGTGCTGCTCTGGGCCTGCCACGGCGGCGCCAACCAGCAGTGGACGCAATCGGTGCCGGGCTCGCCGAGCCCGACCTCGACGCCTCCCGCCGGGGGCGGCCCCTGTGACATCTACGGCGCGGGCGGCACGCCCTGCGTCGCGGCGCACAGCACCACCCGCGCCCTCTACCAGTCCTACAGCGGAAACCTGTACCAGGTCAGGCGCTCGTCGGACAGCACCACCCGCAACATCGGCGTGCTCAGCACCGGCGGCGTCGCCAACGCGGCGGCGCAGGACTCGTTCTGCGCGAACACCACGTGTGTCATCACGGTGCTGTTCGACCAGTCCGGGCGCGGCAACGACCTGTGGTACCAGGGCTCCAGCGTGGTCCCCGGATCACCGCAGAGCCGCCCGGCCACGGCGACGACCGAGTCGCTGACGGTCGGCGGCAGCAAGGCCTACTCGCTGTACATCAACCCCGGCAACAGCTACTGGCGCGACGGCCACCTGACCGGCGTCCCGACGGGCAGCGCACCCGAGGGCATGTACATGGTCACCAGTGGCACCCACGTCAACAGCGGCTGCTGCTTCGACTACGGCAACAGCGAGACCACTCGCAAAGCCGACGCGGCCGGCGCCATGGACGCGATCTACTTCGGCACCAGCTGCTGGTTCGGCGGCTGCTCCGGTTCCGGACCCTGGGTCCAGGCCGATCTCGAATGGGGCCTGTTCCCGGGCGGCAGCAGCACCTGGAACCCTAACCAGCGGGCATTCACCAGCAAGTTCGTCACGGCGACGCTGAAGAACAACGGCGTCTCGCGATTCGCGATCAAGGGCAGCAACGCCCAGTCCGGCAGCCTGTACACCCTCTGGGACGGTGTGCTTCCCAGCGGATACAGCCCGATGAAGAAGCAGGGCGCCATCGTGCTGGGCAGCGGCGGAGACTGCTGCAAGCCCGATGGCGGCGCCAACGCCAGCGCAGGCACCTTCTACGAGGGCGCCATGGTCGCGGGCTACCCGTCCGACGCGACCGAGAGCGCAGTCCAGGCGAACATCGTCGCGGCCGGCTACCGCTGAACCAGACTGCCGCCAGTCCTGGCCGTCATCGGTGAAGGGCTGCGTCAGGGC contains these protein-coding regions:
- a CDS encoding arabinofuranosidase catalytic domain-containing protein — protein: MVHPNKGRSRWAAAATMALALASAGVAVAVQAEVAQAATVGTPTRIVGGQSGRCLEVPNSGTSNGLQTQLWDCNNAAGQAWTLTTSGQLTVYGNKCLDASGRGTTNGTQVIIWDCNGQNNQQWNVNANGTITGVQSGLCLDANAAATANGTKVLLWACHGGANQQWTQSVPGSPSPTSTPPAGGGPCDIYGAGGTPCVAAHSTTRALYQSYSGNLYQVRRSSDSTTRNIGVLSTGGVANAAAQDSFCANTTCVITVLFDQSGRGNDLWYQGSSVVPGSPQSRPATATTESLTVGGSKAYSLYINPGNSYWRDGHLTGVPTGSAPEGMYMVTSGTHVNSGCCFDYGNSETTRKADAAGAMDAIYFGTSCWFGGCSGSGPWVQADLEWGLFPGGSSTWNPNQRAFTSKFVTATLKNNGVSRFAIKGSNAQSGSLYTLWDGVLPSGYSPMKKQGAIVLGSGGDCCKPDGGANASAGTFYEGAMVAGYPSDATESAVQANIVAAGYR